One part of the Elusimicrobiaceae bacterium genome encodes these proteins:
- a CDS encoding tRNA (cytidine(34)-2'-O)-methyltransferase, translating to MLNIVLINPEIPFNTGNIGRSCVATGTRLHLVGKLGFKIASKEIRRSGLDYWPNLDYKRYETWEEFLDVNKPTREQLFFLSTKGKTAYWDAEFKDGSYLCFGAESCGLPKDFYEIYKDRLFTIPMTGPVRSLNLSSSAAITLFEALRQNQITYLKK from the coding sequence ATGCTCAACATCGTACTCATTAACCCCGAAATCCCGTTTAATACCGGTAATATCGGCCGCTCCTGTGTGGCTACCGGTACTCGTTTGCATTTGGTAGGGAAACTAGGTTTCAAAATCGCTTCTAAAGAAATACGCCGCTCGGGCCTGGATTATTGGCCTAATTTGGATTATAAACGCTATGAAACTTGGGAAGAATTTTTGGATGTAAATAAACCGACCCGGGAGCAATTATTTTTCCTTTCCACGAAAGGGAAAACCGCTTACTGGGATGCTGAGTTTAAGGATGGCAGTTACCTCTGTTTCGGAGCGGAATCCTGCGGCTTGCCCAAAGACTTCTACGAAATTTACAAAGACCGTCTTTTCACCATTCCGATGACAGGGCCCGTACGTTCCTTAAATCTTTCTTCATCGGCCGCTATTACCTTATTTGAAGCCCTTCGGCAAAATCAAATAACCTACTTGAAAAAATAG
- a CDS encoding RHS repeat protein — translation MNIFKKGFTLIELLIVMVIVAVMVTVALPQYKVAMEKGRAMEGLHNVQAMSEAANVAYIKNYNAYPATVDNNLYAGTKSKFFNISVDRKSASELQVNAERSNLGGNGYTISFTNKDGEVTARSCSSSSSMGQRYCKTLGITQQTVPSSGGTSGGTSGGTSGGTSGGGNNDDLGAAADEPGLGETTECEEHFEGYSCVRTYTEEGYSENKCRDDYSSCVETVYSKDGTKLTETTSRCEGEDKCEKGVTKTYDEKGNIISETDNETGTTIDYIYDEDGRLTQKGDTYYEYGDDDRLAYACTEGNCKDRFGGMEESWMTRSGKEVNYCMEGQCQAYTYDDGGQLNYQWNFNKDLDKGVGVEYFEGQTVLNVCDSSGNCKDVDVPGGENLLHNSVEISWSSDYGFAVLNFYNEKGMLTSQIEVRDDGGGRQKLYNEEGELKDESEF, via the coding sequence ATGAATATATTTAAGAAAGGTTTTACACTTATCGAATTGTTAATCGTCATGGTCATTGTGGCGGTCATGGTGACCGTTGCTTTGCCGCAATATAAAGTGGCGATGGAAAAAGGCCGCGCTATGGAAGGACTCCATAACGTACAAGCCATGAGCGAGGCGGCCAACGTGGCTTACATCAAAAATTACAATGCTTATCCGGCCACAGTGGATAACAATTTGTATGCCGGAACGAAGTCCAAATTTTTCAATATCTCGGTGGATAGAAAAAGTGCCAGCGAATTGCAAGTCAACGCGGAGAGAAGTAATTTGGGTGGCAACGGCTATACGATTTCTTTTACCAATAAAGATGGTGAAGTTACTGCCCGCTCCTGCAGTAGCAGTAGCAGTATGGGACAACGATACTGTAAAACTTTGGGAATTACCCAGCAGACCGTTCCCAGCAGTGGTGGAACCAGCGGCGGGACCAGCGGTGGAACCAGCGGCGGAACCAGCGGCGGCGGCAATAACGATGACCTCGGAGCAGCAGCTGACGAGCCCGGTCTGGGGGAAACCACGGAGTGTGAAGAACATTTTGAAGGATACAGTTGTGTCAGAACCTATACGGAAGAGGGATATAGTGAGAATAAATGCAGAGATGACTATTCCTCCTGCGTAGAAACGGTATACAGTAAAGATGGCACGAAATTAACGGAAACTACCAGCCGCTGCGAAGGAGAGGATAAGTGCGAAAAGGGCGTGACCAAAACCTACGATGAGAAAGGAAATATCATTTCGGAAACGGATAATGAAACTGGAACGACTATAGATTATATTTATGATGAGGATGGCCGTTTGACTCAAAAGGGAGATACTTACTACGAATACGGAGACGATGATAGATTGGCCTATGCCTGTACGGAAGGAAATTGTAAGGACCGTTTTGGCGGAATGGAAGAATCGTGGATGACTCGTTCCGGCAAAGAGGTGAACTATTGTATGGAAGGCCAGTGCCAGGCTTACACATACGATGATGGCGGCCAGCTCAATTATCAATGGAATTTCAATAAGGACCTGGATAAAGGTGTCGGAGTTGAGTATTTTGAAGGACAAACTGTTTTAAACGTATGTGACAGCAGCGGCAATTGTAAAGATGTGGACGTACCGGGCGGAGAAAACTTGTTACACAACTCTGTCGAAATCTCTTGGTCTTCAGACTATGGATTTGCCGTGCTGAATTTCTACAATGAAAAGGGAATGTTGACGAGCCAAATTGAAGTAAGAGACGATGGCGGCGGACGACAAAAACTTTACAATGAAGAAGGAGAACTCAAGGACGAATCGGAGTTCTAG
- a CDS encoding MFS transporter, translated as MNARRFFWILFLLNLFNYIDRQVLFSVFPLIQADLQISDFQLGTLASIFMLVYMCYAPIVGFFADRQPRHYWIAASALIWSAATFCSGLVKNYFSLLGTRAFIGIGEGGFTTIAQPFLAEQYPKQKRATILGYFALALPLGAALGYLTGGLLGKYWGWKTAFMLMGIPGAILGLLSFVFLKDRPHRHLANRAMPSSLQYLALLRNKPFLFLCLAHAMQTFVLGGLSAWMPTYLHRFFHLDLGQAGMIFGGMVIGAGALGTFLGGHVADRLLKKTNYAYFIVIAASLILTIPFGGAGILSHRMPFSLITFFIAITCIFIPMGPISASLVILSSRRIRSMAFAVNIFLIHALGDAISPTLIGKVSDLFGLKMAFLGCLAMLLPACLFLYSCVKTARAEGRLIRYYAVDTAE; from the coding sequence ATGAACGCACGGAGATTTTTTTGGATTTTATTTTTGCTCAACCTGTTTAATTACATAGACAGGCAAGTGCTGTTTTCCGTCTTTCCGCTCATTCAAGCCGATTTACAAATCAGCGATTTTCAGCTTGGCACATTGGCCTCTATATTTATGCTGGTGTATATGTGTTATGCCCCGATAGTCGGTTTTTTTGCCGACCGGCAACCCCGCCATTACTGGATTGCCGCCAGCGCGCTGATTTGGAGCGCGGCCACTTTTTGTAGCGGACTAGTCAAAAATTATTTTTCCTTGCTGGGCACACGGGCATTTATCGGCATAGGCGAAGGCGGGTTTACTACTATTGCGCAACCTTTCCTGGCCGAACAATATCCCAAGCAAAAGCGCGCCACCATTTTGGGATATTTTGCACTTGCGCTCCCGTTGGGAGCCGCTTTGGGATATTTGACAGGCGGCCTCTTGGGCAAATACTGGGGCTGGAAAACAGCGTTTATGCTGATGGGGATACCGGGGGCCATTTTAGGCCTGCTCAGTTTTGTTTTCCTCAAAGACCGCCCGCACCGCCACCTAGCTAACCGCGCTATGCCTTCTTCTCTACAATATTTGGCACTCCTGCGCAACAAACCGTTTCTTTTCCTATGTTTAGCCCATGCCATGCAAACGTTTGTCTTGGGTGGCTTATCCGCGTGGATGCCCACTTATTTGCACCGTTTCTTTCATTTAGATTTAGGACAGGCAGGCATGATTTTCGGTGGTATGGTTATTGGGGCGGGGGCGCTAGGTACTTTTTTAGGTGGGCACGTGGCAGACCGGTTGCTTAAAAAAACAAATTATGCCTATTTTATTGTCATCGCGGCTAGTTTGATTTTAACCATTCCTTTTGGCGGGGCCGGTATTTTAAGCCACCGGATGCCGTTTTCGCTCATTACCTTTTTTATTGCAATAACGTGTATTTTTATCCCCATGGGGCCGATTAGTGCCTCATTAGTCATTTTAAGTAGCCGCCGGATACGCTCGATGGCCTTTGCGGTCAATATATTTCTCATTCATGCGTTGGGGGATGCTATTTCCCCGACGCTTATTGGCAAAGTGTCCGACTTGTTTGGTCTAAAAATGGCCTTTTTGGGATGTTTGGCAATGCTGTTACCGGCCTGCCTTTTCTTATACTCTTGTGTCAAAACCGCCCGAGCCGAAGGCCGCCTGATTCGTTATTATGCGGTAGATACAGCGGAATAA
- a CDS encoding 2-oxoacid:acceptor oxidoreductase family protein: MYQGIRIAGFGGQGVISAGILLAQAGVEDKKNASWLPSYGPEMRGGTANCSVVVTDGEVYTPIVSAPSTVIVMNEPSLPKFEPMLKKGGLLILNSSLINSRPTRTDITTVCVPCNELAQQVGMDRVANLVALGAFIKLTGTVTLDSVCDAMKKVYKRAKPEMLELNRKALQAGFDSVK, encoded by the coding sequence ATGTATCAAGGAATTAGAATTGCCGGATTTGGCGGACAAGGGGTTATTTCGGCGGGCATTTTGCTCGCGCAGGCCGGTGTGGAAGATAAGAAAAATGCAAGTTGGTTGCCTTCTTACGGACCGGAAATGCGCGGCGGCACGGCCAACTGTTCGGTGGTGGTAACCGACGGGGAAGTGTATACGCCGATTGTGTCTGCTCCCAGTACGGTGATTGTGATGAATGAGCCGTCACTACCGAAATTTGAACCCATGCTCAAAAAAGGCGGACTTTTAATTTTGAACAGTTCGCTGATTAATTCCCGCCCGACACGCACGGATATTACCACCGTGTGTGTGCCGTGTAATGAGTTGGCCCAACAAGTGGGAATGGACCGCGTGGCTAATTTGGTGGCGCTCGGAGCGTTTATTAAACTAACCGGCACCGTCACACTAGATAGCGTATGTGACGCGATGAAAAAAGTATATAAACGCGCCAAACCGGAAATGTTGGAGCTCAACCGCAAAGCCCTACAAGCCGGATTTGATAGCGTGAAGTAA
- a CDS encoding 2-oxoglutarate oxidoreductase, whose product MSTILAQRPKSLTDKPMHYCPGCGHGIVHRLMCETFDELKIAERVIGVAPVGCAVFADDYFACDMVQGAHGRGPAIATGIKRSKPGAIVFSYQGDGDLASIGMAEIVHAAVRSENITVIFINNAIYGMTGGQMAPTTLVGQVATTAPKGRDPKLQGWPINMCEMLSQITGAKYLERVAVDTPQHVMAAKKAIKKAFENQVKGVGFSMVEVLSQCPTNWHANVEQALEFVRTKMMPQYPLGVFKDEGAN is encoded by the coding sequence ATGAGCACGATTTTAGCACAAAGACCCAAAAGTTTAACCGATAAACCCATGCATTATTGTCCGGGTTGCGGCCATGGAATTGTACACCGTTTGATGTGTGAAACGTTTGACGAGCTGAAAATTGCCGAGCGTGTGATTGGCGTGGCGCCGGTAGGATGTGCGGTATTTGCCGACGACTATTTTGCCTGTGATATGGTCCAGGGCGCACACGGCCGCGGCCCGGCGATTGCCACCGGTATTAAACGCAGTAAACCCGGCGCGATTGTGTTTTCCTATCAGGGAGACGGAGATTTGGCTTCTATCGGCATGGCGGAAATTGTGCATGCCGCGGTGCGTAGTGAAAATATTACCGTCATTTTTATTAACAATGCTATTTACGGGATGACCGGCGGTCAAATGGCCCCGACGACTTTGGTGGGCCAAGTAGCCACCACTGCCCCGAAAGGGCGCGACCCGAAATTGCAAGGTTGGCCGATTAATATGTGCGAAATGCTTTCACAGATTACCGGCGCCAAGTATTTAGAGCGCGTAGCGGTAGATACGCCGCAACACGTCATGGCGGCCAAAAAAGCCATTAAAAAAGCGTTTGAAAATCAAGTCAAAGGCGTCGGTTTTAGCATGGTGGAAGTGCTTTCCCAATGCCCGACCAACTGGCATGCCAATGTGGAACAAGCGCTGGAATTTGTGCGCACTAAAATGATGCCGCAATATCCGTTAGGTGTCTTTAAAGACGAGGGGGCCAACTAA
- the vorB gene encoding 3-methyl-2-oxobutanoate dehydrogenase subunit VorB — translation MTQKTLRKGNEALAEGAIRAGARFFAGYPITPQNEVPEYMAAYMADAGGAFVQAESEIAAINMVYGAAATGTRSMTSSSSPGVSLKQEGITYLASADLPCLIVNVMRGGPGLGSIGGAQGDYFQATRGGGNGDYHVIVLAPNSVEELGNFPKLAFDLAEKYRMPCMILADGILGQMMESMAFNFDPVDPNQLGKFDWAVDIEKGARPKAKVFSYKGDNLIADVTERAKRYGLIEKTEARYEERNTEDCDVLLVAYGLSSRACLEAVNHAKETGLKVGLFRPITLWPFPSKRLAELAGKCKAIVTVEQSLGQLVQDVKLAVGDKTPVYLKAYPAGGQPEGAAILEACESALNGKTDGLFDLQRHAEGFTYECKRDLALGVQGDRKGGNK, via the coding sequence ATGACCCAAAAAACATTAAGAAAAGGCAATGAAGCTCTCGCCGAAGGCGCCATCCGCGCCGGGGCACGCTTTTTTGCCGGATACCCCATTACCCCGCAAAACGAAGTGCCGGAATATATGGCGGCTTATATGGCCGATGCCGGCGGCGCTTTTGTGCAGGCGGAAAGTGAAATTGCCGCGATTAATATGGTCTATGGTGCGGCCGCTACCGGTACACGAAGTATGACATCATCTTCTTCTCCCGGAGTGAGTTTGAAACAAGAAGGTATTACCTATTTAGCCAGTGCCGATTTGCCTTGTTTAATTGTTAATGTCATGCGTGGCGGCCCTGGACTGGGCAGTATTGGCGGTGCGCAGGGGGATTATTTCCAAGCTACGCGCGGTGGCGGTAACGGCGATTATCATGTGATTGTACTGGCCCCCAATTCCGTGGAAGAATTAGGCAATTTCCCTAAATTGGCTTTTGATTTAGCCGAAAAATATCGTATGCCGTGTATGATTTTGGCCGATGGTATTTTGGGTCAAATGATGGAAAGTATGGCGTTTAATTTTGACCCGGTAGATCCCAATCAACTGGGTAAATTTGACTGGGCGGTAGATATTGAAAAAGGGGCTCGCCCCAAAGCCAAAGTGTTTTCTTACAAAGGGGACAATTTAATTGCTGACGTGACCGAGCGCGCCAAACGCTATGGACTGATTGAAAAGACCGAAGCACGCTATGAAGAGCGCAACACCGAAGATTGCGACGTGTTACTCGTGGCGTACGGACTTTCCTCCCGCGCTTGTTTGGAAGCTGTTAATCACGCCAAAGAAACGGGCTTAAAAGTAGGACTGTTCCGTCCGATTACCTTGTGGCCGTTCCCGTCTAAACGCTTAGCGGAACTGGCCGGAAAATGCAAGGCGATTGTAACCGTAGAGCAAAGTTTAGGACAACTGGTGCAAGATGTGAAACTCGCCGTGGGAGATAAAACGCCCGTTTATTTGAAGGCCTATCCCGCCGGCGGCCAGCCGGAAGGAGCGGCGATTTTAGAGGCGTGTGAGTCGGCTTTGAACGGAAAAACCGACGGACTGTTTGACTTGCAACGCCATGCAGAAGGATTTACCTACGAGTGTAAACGTGACCTCGCTTTAGGGGTACAAGGTGACCGCAAAGGAGGCAACAAATGA
- a CDS encoding 4Fe-4S binding protein has product MPRIEVDANRCKACYLCVNACPKKCLDKSETISKKGYFPAEMKHPENCIGCTMCYMMCPDIAITVIKD; this is encoded by the coding sequence ATGCCTAGAATTGAAGTGGATGCCAATCGCTGTAAAGCGTGTTACTTGTGTGTCAACGCTTGCCCTAAAAAATGTTTGGACAAAAGTGAAACCATTAGTAAGAAAGGTTATTTCCCAGCCGAGATGAAACACCCCGAAAATTGTATTGGCTGCACGATGTGTTATATGATGTGCCCCGATATTGCTATTACGGTAATTAAAGACTGA
- a CDS encoding GAF domain-containing protein, whose amino-acid sequence MSKTDLYPLLSKQAGALLEARFGLVSNMANLAALIYHTLPDINWAGFYLLDKNILRLGPFQGKPACTEIPLGKGVCGTAALQQKTLVVPDVHQFTGHIACDSASKSEIVIPLLQDEKVWGVLDIDSPVLNRFDEMDRAGLEEVVRVFASVVQI is encoded by the coding sequence ATGTCTAAAACGGATTTATACCCCCTACTTAGTAAACAAGCCGGCGCTTTATTAGAGGCGCGTTTTGGTCTTGTGAGCAATATGGCTAACTTAGCTGCGCTGATTTACCATACGTTGCCGGATATCAACTGGGCCGGATTTTATCTGCTGGATAAAAATATATTACGCTTGGGCCCCTTTCAGGGAAAACCGGCCTGTACGGAAATTCCGCTTGGCAAAGGCGTATGCGGCACGGCGGCCCTGCAACAAAAAACGCTCGTAGTGCCCGATGTGCATCAATTTACCGGACATATTGCCTGCGACAGTGCTTCTAAAAGCGAAATAGTAATCCCGTTACTTCAAGACGAAAAAGTGTGGGGCGTATTGGATATAGACTCACCGGTATTGAACCGATTTGATGAGATGGACCGCGCGGGATTGGAAGAAGTCGTGCGGGTATTTGCAAGTGTCGTGCAAATATAG
- a CDS encoding ABC transporter permease, which produces MKSFPRFVALRYMLHRKGLFALITTLIGVAGVSVGVAALITTLSVMNGFQSDIKEKIIGAQSHILIFGRMNADVYPQKISQLESLPEVAGAAPNIYGQAIISANGQSVGVVIRGLDPAQEAKINNLNQSLVDGAFQPTDWEEYAPAPLVLGTELADNLNAEIGDDVVLISPQSISTSAGMFPKMKKFRISGLLRTGYYEFDNTIAYAPLSEASDFLGLKQGVTGIAVKLNDMNQAEKLVPTIQEAVGFGYAVRTFAQMNSTLYAALKLEKAVMFIILFLIIIVASLNIASNLILLGTEKLRDIGIMRSLGASPKMIRGIFMWEAMMTATIGIVLGVMLAVVLCWIIATFNIVELPGDIYYLTKVPVRMQWADILAVIGGSYLVCFAAGLYPAVKASRVNPTDAIRYG; this is translated from the coding sequence ATGAAATCTTTTCCGCGTTTTGTAGCCCTACGCTATATGCTGCACCGCAAAGGTTTGTTTGCGCTGATTACCACGCTCATCGGCGTGGCGGGCGTGAGCGTGGGCGTGGCTGCCTTAATCACCACCTTATCCGTGATGAACGGTTTTCAAAGCGATATTAAAGAAAAAATCATCGGGGCGCAAAGCCACATTCTTATTTTCGGACGTATGAACGCGGACGTTTATCCGCAGAAAATCAGCCAATTAGAATCTTTGCCCGAAGTAGCCGGGGCCGCTCCCAACATTTACGGACAAGCGATTATCTCCGCAAACGGACAAAGCGTCGGCGTAGTAATTCGTGGTTTAGACCCTGCACAAGAAGCTAAAATTAATAACTTGAACCAATCTCTGGTGGACGGCGCCTTTCAACCGACAGATTGGGAAGAATATGCCCCCGCCCCGCTGGTGCTGGGAACAGAACTGGCCGATAATCTCAATGCGGAAATCGGTGATGACGTAGTGCTCATTTCCCCTCAATCTATCTCAACCAGTGCGGGGATGTTTCCTAAGATGAAAAAGTTTCGCATCAGCGGACTTTTACGCACGGGATATTACGAATTTGACAATACTATTGCCTATGCACCGCTATCTGAAGCGAGTGATTTTTTAGGTCTCAAACAGGGTGTCACGGGCATTGCCGTTAAATTAAACGACATGAATCAAGCCGAAAAATTGGTCCCGACCATTCAAGAGGCGGTGGGCTTTGGTTATGCGGTGCGCACCTTTGCACAAATGAACAGCACTCTCTATGCCGCTTTGAAATTGGAAAAAGCCGTGATGTTTATCATTCTCTTTTTAATTATCATCGTAGCTTCGTTAAACATTGCCTCTAATCTTATTCTTTTGGGAACGGAAAAATTGCGTGATATCGGCATTATGCGCTCCTTAGGTGCCAGCCCCAAAATGATACGCGGTATTTTCATGTGGGAAGCTATGATGACCGCTACGATCGGCATTGTATTGGGCGTAATGTTGGCGGTAGTATTGTGTTGGATCATTGCCACTTTTAATATAGTAGAACTTCCCGGTGATATTTATTATTTAACCAAGGTCCCTGTGCGTATGCAATGGGCCGATATTTTAGCTGTGATTGGCGGTAGCTATTTGGTGTGTTTTGCTGCGGGGTTATATCCGGCAGTAAAAGCGTCCCGCGTCAATCCAACGGATGCGATTCGTTATGGCTGA
- a CDS encoding ABC transporter ATP-binding protein, which translates to MAELVEIKNLTKIYGQGQENLCVLENAELTVSRGHFVVLLGPSGSGKSTLLNLIGLLDRPTSGQIFLEGKEISQIKSESKRSALRLKKMGFVFQFDGLLPEFTLLENVALPALMRGKEATARAQKLLDQFGIGNISHKMPADLSGGEKQRAAIARALCNKPDLLLADEPTGNLDTARKEQVFADFAALAKQGLTVLMVTHDVHAATFADAVYRLENRRLTRTQ; encoded by the coding sequence ATGGCTGAACTGGTAGAAATTAAAAACTTAACTAAGATTTACGGCCAAGGCCAAGAAAACCTCTGTGTATTGGAAAATGCGGAGCTGACGGTGTCGCGCGGACATTTTGTAGTTTTGCTGGGCCCCAGCGGTAGCGGAAAAAGCACGCTACTTAACTTAATCGGATTACTGGACAGACCCACCTCCGGCCAAATTTTTCTTGAAGGAAAAGAGATTAGCCAAATCAAAAGCGAAAGCAAACGCTCGGCTTTGCGGCTGAAAAAAATGGGATTCGTTTTCCAATTTGACGGGCTACTACCGGAGTTTACGCTACTGGAAAATGTGGCTTTACCGGCGCTCATGCGCGGCAAAGAGGCAACGGCCCGCGCACAGAAATTACTGGATCAATTTGGTATTGGCAACATTAGCCATAAAATGCCGGCTGATTTAAGCGGCGGGGAAAAGCAACGCGCCGCTATTGCACGGGCTTTGTGCAATAAACCTGATTTATTACTGGCCGACGAACCCACCGGCAATTTAGATACGGCCCGCAAAGAGCAGGTATTTGCCGATTTTGCCGCCCTTGCCAAGCAGGGCTTAACCGTCTTAATGGTCACTCATGACGTGCACGCCGCCACCTTTGCTGATGCGGTATATAGATTGGAAAACCGCCGCTTGACCCGCACCCAATAA